One genomic segment of Sminthopsis crassicaudata isolate SCR6 chromosome 4, ASM4859323v1, whole genome shotgun sequence includes these proteins:
- the LOC141566121 gene encoding RAD9, HUS1, RAD1-interacting nuclear orphan protein 1-like, which yields MPLRKKSNGPSHKAQLSFLESPQEGPKLGGGSPRPCPAPSRIVPRRPINLETCLAWVSPQFKKPLGSWLPVGRKQQTSWRRRLPFPVGGSSRRRRRWLRSHWFPPLTLKSPHHGPDPASETCFREAAAQQKAPCLDGAEEAGRPPTRPPSPRSCDPLQPDPLDKEIAGLRAATGDVAATSRDQGLGHCPLNLDRPQTPPSCQPPLVVDTPEEKYGLKVTWRRRYHLVSYLQERGKLSLNQIFVSKSGEALKP from the coding sequence ATGCCTCTCAGGAAGAAGAGCAACGGCCCATCGCACAAGGCCCAACTGTCATTCCTGGAGAGTCCCCAGGAGGGTCCCAAGCTCGGTGGAGGCTCCCCGCGACCCTGCCCTGCGCCTTCGCGGATTGTGCCTCGGCGGCCAATAAACCTCGAGACCTGCCTAGCCTGGGTTTCGCCCCAGTTTAAGAAGCCCCTGGGCAGCTGGCTGCCCGTAGGCCGCAAGCAGCAGACGTCCTGGCGCCGCCGCCTGCCCTTCCCGGTCGGAGGCTCGTCTCGGAGGCGGCGGCGTTGGCTGCGGTCTCATTGGTTTCCGCCCTTGACTTTAAAGAGCCCTCACCACGGGCCGGACCCGGCCTCCGAGACTTGCTTCCGGGAGGCCGCAGCCCAGCAAAAGGCTCCGTGCTTGGATGGGGCCGAGGAGGCTGGAAGGCCGCCGACTCGGCCACCCAGCCCCAGGAGCTGTGACCCTCTGCAGCCTGATCCCCTTGACAAGGAAATTGCAGGCTTGCGCGCGGCCACGGGCGATGTTGCTGCAACTTCGAGGGACCAAGGACTGGGGCACTGCCCCCTCAATCTGGACCGGCCCCAGACCCCGCCATCCTGCCAGCCCCCTCTAGTCGTGGACACTCCGGAAGAGAAATACGGCCTAAAGGTCACCTGGAGAAGACGATATCACTTGGTCTCCTATCTTCAGGAGAGAGGGAAACTCAGTTTGAACCAGATTTTTGTGTCAAAGTCTGGGGAAGCTCTCAAGCCTTAG